The following is a genomic window from Clostridium fungisolvens.
TCTTAAAGCTGCTTCTAAAGCATGCTTATCTTCTGGGTTTATTATTGAAGGAACACCTTCTCTTATAAGAGTTCCAGTCTTTGGATCTATTCTAACAGCTGTAGTATCTGGTACTTGCTTTAAACAAACTACTATTTTCATCTTTTTCTGTCCTCCCTAAAACTATTTTAAAATGTTTGCTGATATAACCATCTTTTGAACTTCTGAAGTTCCTTCGTATAGTTCAGTTATCTTAGCATCTCTCATTAATCTTTCAACTGGGTATTCCTTAGTATATCCGTATCCACCGAATATTTGAACAGCCTTAGTAGTTACTTCCATAGCTACTTCAGCAGCAAATAGTTTAGCTCTAGCAGCATCTACTGTGTAAGGAAGTTTATTTTGCTTAAGCCATGCAGCTCTATATACTAAGTATCTAGCAGCTTCAACCTTAACATCCATTTCAGCTATATACCATTGTAAACCTTGGAATGCAGCAAGTGGTCTTCCGAATTGCTTTCTTTCCATCATGTAGTTTTTAGCTTCTTCTAATGCTCCACCAGCAAGTCCTAGTGCTTGAGCAGCTATACCTATTCTTCCTCCATCAAGAGTCTTCATAGCTATACCAAATCCCTTACCTTCTTGACCAAGTAAGTTTTCCTTTGGAACGATACAGTTTTGCATTACAAGTTCAGTTGTTGATGAAGCTCTGATACCCATCTTGTTTTCAACTTTACCTATTGAGAATCCTGGGAATGATTTTTCAACTATGAAAGCTGATATTCCTTTTGTTCCCTTGCTCTTGTCAGTCATAGCAAATATTATGAAAGTTTCAGCAACTCCACCATTTGTTATGAATATCTTAGATCCGTTAAGGATGTAGTTATCTCCATCTAAAACTGCAACTGTTTGTTGTCCAGCAGCATCTGTTCCAGCACCTGGCTCAGTTAATCCGAATGCACCTAATTTTCTTCCACTAGCAAGATCTGGTAGGTACTTTTGTTTTTGAGCTTCATTACCAAATTCGTTAACTACTGATCCACAAAGTGATGTATGAGCTGATACTATAACACCGTGAGTACCACAAACTTTTGATAATTCTTCAACTGTAAGGATGTATGATAAAACATCTCCGCCAGCACCTTCATATTTCTTATCGAAAGGAATTCCTAACATACCTAGTGCAGCCATTTTCTTTGCATTTTCCATTGGGAATTCTTCAGTCTCGTCAATCTCACCTGCTATTGGCTTAACTTCATTTTGAGCAAAATCTCTAACCATTTGTCTTACTAATTCTTGTTCTCTTGTTAATTGGAAATCCATTTATTTATTCCCTCCTGCTATTTATTTAAGTATAGAGCAACTATTAATTACTCTTTTATATATGTTCATTTTTCACGGAGCAATTTTACTTGCTCCGTCTAGTATTTACTAATATTTTTAAATTTAAATATGAATTAAAGAAATTTTCAAAAAGTCATAAATTTAATTATTGGTTTTTGAAGTTCTTTTCTCTTCTTTCAACAAATGCAGTCATACCTTCAGTTTGATCTTCAGTAGCAAAACACTTACCAAAATCTTCTGCTTCTATAACTATAGCTTCATCAATGCTTACTTGCATTCCTCTGTCTATAGCATCTTTACATAACTTAACTGCGATTGGAGCATTTTTAGCTATCTTATTAGCAAGAGCTTTAGCTTCAGTCATTAAATCTTCTAGAGCTACAACTTTATTAACTAAACCTATTCTTAATGCTTCTTCTGCATTAATTATGTCTCCAGTATATATTAATTCTTTTGCTTTACCAAGTCCAACTATTCTAGGAAGTCTTTGTGTTCCACCAAATCCTGGAGTTATTCCAAGTCCACTCTCTGGTTGAGCGAATTTTGCTTTTACAGAAGCTATTCTTATATCACATGCCATGGCTAATTCACAGCCACCGCCTAATGCAAAACCTGAAATTGCTGCAATAACTGGTTTGTCCAGCACTTCTAACCTTCTGAAAACTTTATTTCCTAAAGCTCCGAATTCTCTACCTTGCTCTTCATTTAAGTCCTTCATTTCAGATATATCAGCACCAGCTACAAATGATTTTTCACCAGCTCCTGTTAATATAACAGCATAAACTTCTTTGTCTTTTTCAAGTTCTGATACAACTGTGTCTATGTCCTTTAATGTCTCTGAGTTAAGTGCGTTTAAAGCCTTTGGTCTGTTTATTGTCACAATAGCAATATTTCCTTCTTTTTCAAGGATAACATTTTTTAATTCCATTGTTTTGGCCTCCTTAAAGTAGTTATATTCTTAACAAAGCATATAAGTTTTATTTGCATAATCTTATATTACAATAAAAAGCTTACTAAATTTGTTAAATTTTTTCGACGTTTGTTAATATTATAACAAACAAAATCAAAAAATAATTGAAGCTCGTAAACTTCAATTATGATTATACTTGTTTAAGAATATATTTGCAATATATTTTGTGTCTTTTTTAACAATTTTTAAACTAGTATTTGTATTTATTATTTAATTTTGGGATTCATTTATTAAATATGCCAGTGTTAGTAAACTTTCACTTAAGTGAACATTTTCTACAATAACGTCTTTAGGAGCTACTAAATCTATAGGTGCAAAGTTCCAAATACCCTTTACTCCATTCTCCACCAGTTCATCACAAACCTTTTGAGCATTGTTGTCTGGAACACATAATATTGCTATATCAACGTGGTTTTCTTTTAGAAAATCTTTGATAACGTCTATATCTTTTATCTCTACGTCTTTTATTCTAATGCCTGTTAATCTTGGATTTGCATCAAACATCCCAAGAAGATTGAATCCTAGTTTTTCAAATTGAGTGTAGTTTGCAAGCGCTTGACCTATGTTACCAGCACCTATAATTATAGTATTATAATCTCTCTGAAGACCAAGAATAGCAATTATTTGATTATATAAATCTCTTACATTATAACCATAGCCTTGTTGACCAAAATCACCAAAGCAGTTTAAATCTTGTCTTATCTGTGATGCTGTAAATCCTATCTTCTCGCTTAATTCTTTAGATGAAATTCTATCAACATCATTTTTTAATAATTCTAATAGATATCTATGATATTTTGGTAGTCTCTTTATGACAGCCATAGATATATTTTTCTTTTTTTCCATTTATGTCACCTCTTCTTAAATTAACAAATAAGTTATTAAATTCTATAAGATCGCTAAAAAACTTAGCCGTATATTTTTTATACACCTGTTTTTCTGAACTTTGTTCATCTGTCAGGCCAATAAATCCTATTGTTTTACTTTTAATTTACCCACAAATTAAAAAATTTTAGATAGATGAAGAGTAATAAAATCCACTATACTACTCTATTCCTTATATATATTACCACATTTAACTTAAACTTATCTATATCTTAGTCATAAAATTGTTTTAATATGAAATTGTTTTTATATAAAGTTCTATTAATACTTTATGCCAGTAATTTATCTGAATATTATTATTTATTCAACAAATGATATTTATTATCCGACAATATTTCATGTTAAATATTGATTGTTTTACCATATAAATTTATAATAACAACAACTAATATAAATAACCTAATATATAAACATATTTAAAAGGAGGATAAAAAATGTTAAGCGAAAGATTAATTGAGGCTTTAAACGAACAAATAAATTATGAGTTTTATTCATCTTATACTTATCTAGCAATGGCTGCCTTTGCTCAATCAGAGGATTTAGATGGTTTTGCAAATTTCTTTAGAGTTCAGGCTCAAGAAGAACTTTTTCATGCTATGAAGTTTTATGATTATGTTTATCAAAAAAATGGTGATGTAACCCTTGAGGCCATACATAAACCACAAATAAAATTCGAAAATATGATTGATGTTTTCGAAAAAGGCTATGAGCATGAGCAAGAAGTTACAAGAAGAATATATAATCTTGCAGATATAGCAAATGAAGAAAAAGAACATTCTACTATATCCCTATTAAAATGGTTTATAGATGAACAAGTAGAAGAAGAAGATAATTTTAATAAGATAATTAAAAAACTTAGAAGAGCAGAATCAAATCCTGCCGCTCTTTATATGTTAGATGACGAATTAGCTCAAAGAGTTTATGTTGCCCCTACAACAGGTGCATCTGCTCAATAAAACTAAAAGCAGCTGATCTAACTTTAGCTTCAGCTGCTTCTATTATATATAGATTAATAACTTCAAATACGTCCATTAATTATAATGTTAAAAATATAACTGCTTAAATT
Proteins encoded in this region:
- a CDS encoding acyl-CoA dehydrogenase, producing MDFQLTREQELVRQMVRDFAQNEVKPIAGEIDETEEFPMENAKKMAALGMLGIPFDKKYEGAGGDVLSYILTVEELSKVCGTHGVIVSAHTSLCGSVVNEFGNEAQKQKYLPDLASGRKLGAFGLTEPGAGTDAAGQQTVAVLDGDNYILNGSKIFITNGGVAETFIIFAMTDKSKGTKGISAFIVEKSFPGFSIGKVENKMGIRASSTTELVMQNCIVPKENLLGQEGKGFGIAMKTLDGGRIGIAAQALGLAGGALEEAKNYMMERKQFGRPLAAFQGLQWYIAEMDVKVEAARYLVYRAAWLKQNKLPYTVDAARAKLFAAEVAMEVTTKAVQIFGGYGYTKEYPVERLMRDAKITELYEGTSEVQKMVISANILK
- a CDS encoding redox-sensing transcriptional repressor Rex, with protein sequence MEKKKNISMAVIKRLPKYHRYLLELLKNDVDRISSKELSEKIGFTASQIRQDLNCFGDFGQQGYGYNVRDLYNQIIAILGLQRDYNTIIIGAGNIGQALANYTQFEKLGFNLLGMFDANPRLTGIRIKDVEIKDIDVIKDFLKENHVDIAILCVPDNNAQKVCDELVENGVKGIWNFAPIDLVAPKDVIVENVHLSESLLTLAYLINESQN
- a CDS encoding short-chain-enoyl-CoA hydratase, with amino-acid sequence MELKNVILEKEGNIAIVTINRPKALNALNSETLKDIDTVVSELEKDKEVYAVILTGAGEKSFVAGADISEMKDLNEEQGREFGALGNKVFRRLEVLDKPVIAAISGFALGGGCELAMACDIRIASVKAKFAQPESGLGITPGFGGTQRLPRIVGLGKAKELIYTGDIINAEEALRIGLVNKVVALEDLMTEAKALANKIAKNAPIAVKLCKDAIDRGMQVSIDEAIVIEAEDFGKCFATEDQTEGMTAFVERREKNFKNQ
- a CDS encoding ferritin, with protein sequence MLSERLIEALNEQINYEFYSSYTYLAMAAFAQSEDLDGFANFFRVQAQEELFHAMKFYDYVYQKNGDVTLEAIHKPQIKFENMIDVFEKGYEHEQEVTRRIYNLADIANEEKEHSTISLLKWFIDEQVEEEDNFNKIIKKLRRAESNPAALYMLDDELAQRVYVAPTTGASAQ